The proteins below come from a single Bactrocera tryoni isolate S06 unplaced genomic scaffold, CSIRO_BtryS06_freeze2 scaffold_25, whole genome shotgun sequence genomic window:
- the LOC120780604 gene encoding protein ANTAGONIST OF LIKE HETEROCHROMATIN PROTEIN 1-like, whose protein sequence is MVRVRPEEFCYILNLIKHDEVFNRSSSEVQLPIELQLKIVLYRLGSSGEGQSVRKVASVFGIGDGGTIYNLTRRILKAILKLKSKFLFWPHERERQQIVSSTSTEMPGCVGYVDGSEVKLSEAPVNEHTMYYSRKRQYAVKLQAICNYKLRIKQLIVGYPGSVHDAKIFSNCLLFKHPERFLSTSQWIAGDSAYPLKPFFITPFRRNSSEYTEEERHSFNKYFSKYRVRVENCFGLLKEKFGSLKELKFKMHSRSNKNECNDWITVCCILHNIHINFHIENEDGNEVPGPQFDLLLECNTRDFLLNFIQNETA, encoded by the coding sequence ATGGTTAGGGTCCGTCCCGAGgagttttgttatattttaaacttaataaagcatgacgaagtttttaacagaaGTTCAAGTGAAGTGCAGCTCCCAATAGAATTACAGCTTAAAATTGTCCTTTACCGTTTAGGATCATCCGGTGAAGGACAATCTGTGCGTAAAGTAGCTTCCGTTTTTGGTATTGGTGATGGGGGCACTATTTACAATCTAACCAGGAGGATATTGAAAGCCATTTTAAAATTGAAGTCTAAATTCCTATTTTGGCCCCATGAAAGAGAAAGGCAGCAAATTGTGTCCTCAACCAGTACAGAAATGCCGGGATGTGTTGGATATGTAGACGGTTCTGAGGTTAAACTATCTGAAGCTCCTGTTAATGAGCATACGATGTACTATTCTCGCAAACGGCAATATGCGGTCAAGCTTCAAGctatatgtaattataaattgAGAATAAAGCAGTTAATAGTTGGTTATCCGGGTAGTGTACatgatgcaaaaatattttcgaactgttTACTCTTCAAACATCCGGAGCGTTTCTTGTCAACCTCGCAGTGGATAGCTGGGGATAGTGCCTATCCACTGAAGCCCTTTTTCATTACGCCATTCAGACGAAATAGCAGCGAGTACACAGAAGAAGAAAGGCACAGTTTCaacaaatatttctcaaaatacCGTGTACGAGTCGAGAACTGCTTTGgtcttttgaaagaaaaattcggTAGCCTTAAGGAACTTAAATTCAAAATGCATTCGAGATCAAATAAGAATGAATGCAACGACTGGATTACTGTGTGCTGCATTCTTCACAACATTCATATTAATTTTCACATTGAAAATGAAGACGGAAATGAAGTTCCAGGTCCTCAGTTCGACTTACTATTAGAATGTAACACCAgagattttcttttaaattttatacaaaatgaaACAGCTTAG
- the LOC120780543 gene encoding uncharacterized protein LOC120780543: MRSAYNKAKEWEGSTGAGYVDGDTIKNVLLKKFRYFYEFDDIFGARLNACAVVEEIMESADTTIEVLSPVQIEIPIVNETVTTPRQRGIYSRTAASDIIQIHGEIMTLRKQKLEAELTAREREFEQKEKELQLKAKEVELKEIEILALKDIKQLELQMKERIAMEELKLKYK; encoded by the exons ATGCGATCTGCATATAATAAAGCGAAGGAATGGGAAGGAAGTACTGGCGCTGGTTACGTGGATGGCGATACTATAAAAA ACGTTTTGCTCAAAAAGTTTCGCTATTTCTACGAATTTGACGATATTTTCGGTGCCCGACTAAATGCTTGTGCTGTAGTTGAAGAAATAATGGAAAGTGCTGACACTACCATTGAAGTATTAAGTCCTGTGCAAATTGAAATTCCTATTGTAAATGAAACAGTTACCACTCCAAGGCAAAGAGGAATATACTCCAGAACAGCGGCTTCCGATATTATACAAATCCATGGCGAAATAATgacattgcgaaagcaaaagtTAGAGGCAGAATTGACTGCAAGGGAAAGAGAGTTCgagcaaaaagaaaaagagtTGCAGTTAAAAGCTAAAGAAGTGGAGctcaaagaaattgaaatattagCGCTAAAAGACATCAAACAACTAGAGCTACAGATGAAAGAGCGAATCGCCATGGAGGAACTAAAGCTGaagtacaaataa
- the LOC120780897 gene encoding uncharacterized protein LOC120780897 isoform X2 has protein sequence MGRIVEEVRSLRRDIAKLRNSRDNVPSKKIMPAEPLNTVEQFMELESLLQKDEEYAKFKSELMQNIKYTGAKFVRTAWRSLVSDECAQHFAWSGTSDKKPMSSYMK, from the exons ATGGGAAGAATCGTCGAGGAGGTAAGAAGCTTGCGGCGAGATATCGCAAAGTTGAGGAATAGCAGAGACAATGTTCCATCAAAAAAGATTATGCCAGCAGAACCTTTAAACACAGTGGAGCAATTTATGGAATTGGAGAGTTTACTCCAGAAGGATGAAGAATATGCtaaattt aaatcggaacttatgcaaaatattaaatacacagGAGCGAAATTCGTCAGAACAGCTTGGCGCTCATTGGTATCCGATGAATGTGCTCAACATTTTGCTTGGAGTGGAACGTCAGACAAAAAACCT atgTCTTCTTACATGAAGTGA
- the LOC120780897 gene encoding uncharacterized protein LOC120780897 isoform X1: MGRIVEEVRSLRRDIAKLRNSRDNVPSKKIMPAEPLNTVEQFMELESLLQKDEEYAKFKSELMQNIKYTGAKFVRTAWRSLVSDECAQHFAWSGTSDKKPVRVLKMSSYMK; the protein is encoded by the exons ATGGGAAGAATCGTCGAGGAGGTAAGAAGCTTGCGGCGAGATATCGCAAAGTTGAGGAATAGCAGAGACAATGTTCCATCAAAAAAGATTATGCCAGCAGAACCTTTAAACACAGTGGAGCAATTTATGGAATTGGAGAGTTTACTCCAGAAGGATGAAGAATATGCtaaattt aaatcggaacttatgcaaaatattaaatacacagGAGCGAAATTCGTCAGAACAGCTTGGCGCTCATTGGTATCCGATGAATGTGCTCAACATTTTGCTTGGAGTGGAACGTCAGACAAAAAACCTGTCCGCGTCTTAAAA atgTCTTCTTACATGAAGTGA